The Cucumis melo cultivar AY chromosome 6, USDA_Cmelo_AY_1.0, whole genome shotgun sequence genome includes a region encoding these proteins:
- the LOC103483680 gene encoding protein IQ-DOMAIN 19: protein MGKAGKWLKNFLSGKKFDKENSQITNQISSVSSENTTTPVSTPKEKKRWSFRRPSPTKDVNPPESNVPVPATPPATTTFDMEKEQEKHAMAVAAATAAAVAAAQAAAAVIRLTASSNGKVNAIEEAAAIKIQSVFRSYLARKALCALKGLVKLQAMVRGHLVRQRATETLRCMQALVTAQARARTQRIKLAEDSKPTAYQWHSSHRKSFQESRIRQPHQEIDREMEENIKIVEMDLGGSLKNRNSYSHYAYSNQENYRLSPAPSAMTDMSPRTYSGHFEDYAYATAQSSPQCFSAMAKSDQNRLPFEFPRSEYAESLSYDYPLFPNYMANTESSKAKARSQSAPKARPESFERQPSRRRASVEGRNIPRAVRMQRSSSHLSSAAQNYGYPPWPMKLDRSTVSLKDSECGSTCSVLTNSNYCRSIASHEVYGNRY from the exons ATGGGGAAGGCCGGAAAATGGCTCAAGAATTTCCTCTCCGGAAAGAAATTCGACAAAGAGAATTCCCAAATCACAAATCAGATATCTTCCGTTTCGTCTGAAAATACAACCACTCCGGTTTCCACTCCCAAAGAGAAGAAACGATGGAGTTTCCGGCGACCATCTCCGACCAAGGATGTGAATCCGCCGGAGTCGAATGTTCCTGTCCCTGCAACACCACCGGCCACCACCACGTTTGACATGGAAAAGGAACAGGAAAAACACGCAATGGCGGTGGCAGCTGCGACGGCGGCGGCTGTGGCAGCTGCACAAGCTGCCGCTGCTGTGATTCGTTTGACTGCATCGTCGAATGGGAAAGTTAATGCGATTGAAGAAGCTGCTGCGATTAAAATCCAATCTGTTTTCAGATCTTAtctg GCGAGGAAGGCTCTCTGTGCTTTGAAAGGATTGGTGAAATTACAAGCAATGGTGAGAGGCCATTTGGTGAGACAAAGAGCCACCGAAACTCTGCGATGCATGCAAGCGTTAGTGACGGCGCAGGCCAGAGCTCGAACACAGAGGATTAAATTGGCGGAAGATTCAAAGCCCACTGCCTATCAATGGCACTCATCCCACAGAAAATCCTTCCAAGAAAGTCGAATAAGACAACCCCATCAA GAGATCGACAGAGAAATGGAAGAGAACATAAAGATCGTAGAGATGGATTTAGGCGGAAGCCTTAAGAATCGAAATAGCTACAGCCATTACGCCTATTCGAATCAAGAAAACTACCGTCTCTCACCGGCGCCGTCCGCGATGACTGACATGAGCCCGAGAACATACAGCGGCCATTTTGAAGATTATGCTTATGCAACAGCTCAAAGTAGCCCACAATGCTTCTCCGCCATGGCCAAATCGGACCAGAATCGACTCCCATTCGAATTTCCCAGATCGGAATATGCAGAATCTTTGTCTTACGATTACCCATTGTTCCCAAATTACATGGCGAACACGGAATCGTCGAAGGCGAAAGCGCGGTCGCAGAGTGCCCCAAAAGCTCGGCCGGAGTCGTTTGAGAGACAGCCGAGCCGCAGACGGGCATCGGTGGAGGGGAGGAACATTCCGAGGGCAGTGAGAATGCAGCGGTCGTCGTCACATTTGAGCTCTGCAGCTCAAAACTACGGTTACCCTCCGTGGCCGATGAAGCTTGATCGGTCGACGGTATCGCTCAAGGACAGTGAATGTGGGTCGACATGCTCGGTGCTTACAAATTCGAATTATTGTCGATCCATCGCATCACATGAA GTTTATGGAAACAGGTACTAA